TCACTTCTTTTCTTgattttctcttttttcatCGACGGATTCTCCATCTTTAATGCTTTCATCATCTTTTGGTAATTCTGAAAACATGAACTCATTTTGATATTCAATAAGATATTGTGTGCTTCTTTTGACatcaataaataaattgtaaACTCTTCTAACATCTTGCACAGTAACTTCTGTTGCTTTCCGTTTTTTTGCAACTAAATTTGCTAATGTGATTAGATGTAATGAATATCTTAAAGATGATTCAGATGctattttacataaaagTTCTTTAGCAAATTCATCGATTTCTACATCTTCTTCTTCTGCACGTTGTTCCagtattttcataatatctTCATGCTTATATGGATATGTAGGTATAATAAGCGTCCTGTCTAATAAATCTAATGGGATACCATGAGGAGCCTTATAGTCAGTTCCTCTTATATGAGTAATACCTCTATTTGTTGCCATAATAACAATAGGAGATTGCTCACTTTCTAAAGCtctatttaaatatgaaaagcATTCGATATCTAGCATGTGTACTTCatcaataaataaaactcCAGGTACTATTTCTGCTTTTTCATCTTCTTGCCATTCattaattttcatatcAATGTGTTCtcttatttcattttttatttctccAGTATCTCCTGAAAACAATGCTAAAAATCCTTGGGTTCTACTATTTATAGCATCAATATCGTGCAATGTAACTGTATGGACGacttcttttcttttttgcaATTCCCCTTCAGGGCATTGAACAAAATGGGTATTGGGATCCATAGCATCATAATCTTTCGATCTAGCAAAAGATTTACcaatttttgtaattttccCTGTACTTTTGTCAATACAAATAACATCCCCTGCagtaatattttctttttgtaaTGCTTCtatcattttatttcctaAATCATATAATGTTTCCATTTCTGTAGTTTTAAGTATCATTTTAccaacttttttattattagtaGTAGCATCTTTTTCCTGAAAACGCTCTATTTCAATTTCTACTACTTCTCCTTCAATTACTTCTGATTCTTCTTTTACTCGAACACCAATAGATCTTCTAAAAGCTTGAGTTAAAGCTTCTGTTTTGCTCATTTCTAAAGAATAAACCTCTGATCCAGAAATATGAGTAAAGGGTGTATCTTCTCCCAATGCTTTTGCAATACCCATAGCAATAGCGGTTTTACCTGTGCCTGGTTGCCCTGCTAATAAAATTGCTCTTCCACTAATTCTTCCCTCTTTAATCATTCGTAAAACAATACCTGCAGCTTTACGCGCGCTCATTTGTCCTATCATACCCTCAGAACAATAGCGAGCATCTAAGCAGTCATTCAAACCCAACCCTCTAATGTGGGAGTGTGCCCCAATCctttctattttttgaatgTCCTTCACCTCTTCAAGTTTCATTTTGACATAAACAGCTCAATAGATAACtaagaattttttaattaattaatcTGTGATCAGACTTCTTAATGAGCATTAATGTATACacgtatgtatatatatttctttctgGGAGCAAAAAGAAAGACAATGAAAATGGATGTTATTCTTCCACAATTATATAACGTGTAAATTTGCAGTTGACATATGGTTGCTCAAAAGAAGCCTTCAACActgttatataataaatattattgtgAATACGAACCCcgctatatatattatttaagaaaatcttatatgtttttaataataaaaattatatatatgtacttatgaatatataatttatctcATCCTCTGTAATCACAATACAAAAACATTATTCCTATTATGTCATTTACagaaatatgttttttacgCATTaaacatgttttttttctatagaagtatttgttttttttgaatattataGGGGTAAcgctatatttttaaatgtaaagttatttaatttttattatacttccattattatatatacatatgtatattataatattcgaGTGCCaattttccttttaaaaaaataattggaAAACAAACATATTCACATGCttctattaaatatatgaattttgtaaatataacatagctttttattttttattcatagatataatttagcttatatattatttcgcGTCCTTTTTTAATGCGTAAAagctattttatatgtaagTAATAGGACCATATAGCTAGTGTGATTTTAAAATGCggacataaaaaaatttgtgtTGCATAGTGCtaactttttaatatttttccctttatttatatttttaaaacaattcaTAGTGAAAATATCGCGGAATAATACtaatgcataaatatattatatgtgaGATTGTGTTAATGGTATTTCAAAAGaggaatatttttattaattttcaaaaaaaaaatgttttacataatttaaaaatactttttttgaattatcaTGATAtaattgattattttttactttacACAGAATCTAGCATTCCCAACTATATAAGATATTTTGTATGATGAATATCACAATCTTAAGTCCGGgtatgtatacatatgaaaaataattgtataaatacaaattggttaaattgtatataatgtatatttgcttgaaaaaaaaccaaataaaataaaaaaattggaaaaaaattgatgaaACTATTTCCCAATTTTTGTCTGTACATACCAACAATAAGGATACATGCACAGCTtacatttgtatataaaacaatatcatcataaaataaagacgattgagttttaaaaatttatttatgcgACACACGAATGAAAAACGTACAGGAATAAATCAAATTGTAATAAAGCAAAGAATCAAAAATCATAACAAAGGTGTGCTTAATTGTACACAATACGTTATAAATTGTATATCCATGAACTTATTCAAACAAGAgagaatatttaattaattttctttttcatcgttttttttggaaaaatatggatgatgctattataaacaaaacaGACATTTTCATAGTAATAGGAATAGCAGTCGCATGTGGCATTTTTTCCGAATTTTTAAGCTGGATATTTGTATACAGAAATGAGAAGTTTATAGCTTTAAACgaagaattaaaattattatatgagcAAGTTCAAAAAGAGAAAGACGATGGATTATTAAGTAAAATATCTgtaaataacaataaaaagaaagtaaaaaaaaaggcaTCAGCCGAAGAAGCATACGcggaaaaaacaaaagaaatGGCAgcattaaaaacaaaatcaaATCTAATAACAggtttaatttttttatctataatgcctttattatttagttTATTTGAAGGATTAACTATAGCAATTTTGCCATTTAGACCAATTTTCCCTTTCACTTTAATAACACAAACCGGGTTGCAaggaaaaaatgtataccATTGTTCATcaacatttatttatacccTAATACTTATGCTAACTAGACAAAATATTCAGAAATTTTTGGGGTATGCACCACCAGCTGGAATGTTTGGTGACCTTAAGATGCCAGAAGAAGATGCTGATgtatggaaataaaataagacaaaatgtgaaaacaaatataagaatagataaatattgttttattcatttttaaaaactttatgaataattattattttttccatatttgtACGATTTCAGTATTCATGTCTCTTCATGAGTATGGTATGCTGCctaatgtatataattataaaataaaataattcttttGAAGAAATATACCTagttaaaattgttatacGATATGTCTAACAAAAATGCATGTctgtataatattattttgtatatatacatttgtttaaataaaatttacaagACTATCATGTTTTAAGCGATAGCAATGTTTTCATATGTtcgtatgcatatatattattatatgtatgcattttttacaatgtTTCTTAGTATACCCACCAATTTATAAaactattataaatatgtatatattttaaacaaCTACAACAAATTGATTATGCTTTTGACACTAATATTTGATTGCAAATTAAAAGTTGCATTATTTATGGGAAgttacaaattttatagaaATTTGATTAAAAACATTCACCATTTGagctttatttatatgcattttgcTTATTGCCATTCtcacttttaaaaataatatatttttaattctcaTTCCTGTTATATTGCattgtttttaaatggCATTATGtaagataaaaatggaaaatatacattcgaaggaaaatttaataaaatacttTCCTAATATCATTATTGCTCAAAATGTGATGTTTCAACAACAAAATAGATGATTAACATTCATGTATGAATTATGGTTTAATATATAGGAAAATATCTGTGTGCAAaggttttaaaaatattatatattgtctattattttttatgtagaAAGTATTGTGttcttttcatttcttGGAATTGAaagttaatataatatatattattattgttgaATTTTcgctatatatttataacgAACTTAAAAACTGATACAATAACATATCCCTGAATCTATcctataaaattttgaattttcatttggtattttttatagtacctttaaaataaatttaatataagatttgttttaaaaaaatgaaagtaAAATTGTGCTATATTATgattgttttctttttatatctttgaaattttttaacttaaaaaaatgaaaaaaaatatataaattaaaaagaacaaattaaatatcatataaatttttaatatacatgCTTAATGTGTATTATATCTGTAGCacgtattaaaaaaatatataaaataaaatacaataaacATAATCATAAATTATCACTTTAGTGTTAGAATACTTATCTTATAAAAGTgtgaattaattttattttttgtttgttaatttatattaatttaaaaaggtaacataattttatgcCAATAACtgaattaatattttccgtttatatttttaaggaaaaaatatttatattagttcgttattttgatttgtgttagtatataaaaaatgtcaaatatttcaatagactaaatatgttttattttgttatttttttgtatacataaaaaataaaatattgatatatctgcgtatgcattttttcttattcgtatatttaaaatggaaaacCAATCTATGAAATCGCATATAATAgatttataaatgtatatgcatattatgcATTGGTTTATGTGCTTATTCGTATAGTATATACTTTTATGGgtttgaataaatatataacacaaTTAAAACATTTGAAATTTGTAGCATTGCatagaaatattatatatatagccccctaataaaattaaactAAATCTGTAACACAAGATATGCATCCATATTGTCTTTATTCATTTCGTATCATCATTCCCTTTTTatgtgaaaaaattaataattgaagtttttaaataagCATTATCTTTcacatattttctttttgtttatgtatataatgataTGGGGTGTAAATGCTGTAAGCTgaaagacaaaaaaaaaagaaaaaatgaaaaaacgTCAAAATGGAGTGAAGAAAACGAAGACAGcgaaaatgatgatgataataattacgaattaaatatatatcaaactAATGTAAATGATAacatttcaaaaaataaacagaCGGTTTatgataatgatatattaaatgtaGTAACTAATGGCGaacacataaataatttaagtataaataatagaaatGCAAATAACTACAATGCCATAAACAAattggaaataaataataaaactgtgaaaaatcaaaaagataaaaaaaaatcaaggGCTAcctcattattttttaaggaGAATAAGAATATGTCTAAAAATGAACTAATAAAACACAATTTcgaaaaggaaataaatgGGAAACTATCTAAAAAACAaagcttaaaaaaaaaagacgaTGTTAACAACAATGAATATGATAAAGATGGTTATAgcatatttgaaaaaaactCTTATACgggaattataaaaattattaataatgccttttcaaaaaaacggttaaaaaacaaaaataatgatactATTTCTATgggaaaaatgaaaaaaaaagaatttttaaaaaatgaaaacaaaaaaaaatatatattatataaaaatgggcAAGACATGcctattaataataatctaCAATTTGATGTGAATAAAAATCCGAATGATTTTAATATGAACACAAATTTAGGTGATTATTAtgatcataataatttacgAAAACAAGAAGGAAATATAATACGCGGAATGAATAAAGATAaagatttattattatattatcatgaTTTCAAAAGTTctaaactaaaaaaaaacacatttttacatatatatgaattctataaatataactatAATAGTTTCAATATGTTATCATTAATGCCTAGCCATATTAGTAATGATATTTATGCTTCAAAAATACTTTTTGAAAGTTCTCTAATTggaaaatatgtaatattgCCTTGGGTTGAACATGATCcagacataaaaaataacctttatgtaaaatatgttaaattGTTTGccgaaaataataatagattaaataatgatggTTTTAATATGTATGCGCAAGACATAGAATTGAATTTTTGTGGAATTTTTAACTATAACCTTAGCCGTGATGAAGGGGATGGTGGAAATTATcacaaaaatacaaaacaGATAAATTCAAACAATATATGTGTTAATAGTTCTATtatcaataataaaaaaaaagaactAAATTATTCAAGgaaacaaaaagaaaatcgtaaaaaaaaaaaattacgaaaaaaaaaatatactaaTAGTAGAAATTTTAGTATGgacaatatatttagatTGTATTATACAATACCCTTTGAATATGCTAAAGATTCGCGATTGAAAAAGGGAAGTAAGAAAAACACACCAATAAAGGAAATTAAGgaacagaaaaaaaaaatgaaaaaaaaaaaagacgaaattagtaaatatactattattaaaaaaaaaaataaaaaggaagaCAAAAATGATCAAATCGTAtcaaaggaaaaaaatgtcAACTTGGAAACAGAATATAAAgtagaaaaagaaaaaataataatagaagACATTACAACAGCTCATTATAAAGATAAACGACAGAATACACGTCGaactgaaaaaaataaagctgAATTAACGAGTAAAACGAAGTTACCCACTACAATAAATGTGAAAGATgcaaaaggaaaaaaaaacatgaatAAGAATGATATACATATAGTAAAGCATAAACATAGTAATATGGGCCAGCATTCCAATTTGTCTCCTCAAATTGGTAAAGATGATGTATCTAAAAAActaaaaagttataaaaatgatgaagattgcattaaagaaaagaaacataaaaaaaattgtaaaattgATGTAATAAAGAACGAATTAagttcaaaaatattaataaaaaaaaaagcaaaaaaaacaagtcgtaaatatgataaagatCAAAATAAGGATAATCcttttgaaataaaaattgataataatcatattattttaaaaaaacatgatgaatgcaaaaaaatgacTATAGATAAAAAGATGACTACACAAATGGAAGGGAAACATATGATGGAATACTATGATAGCCCTTCTtcagaaaagaaaaaagaaaaagaaagaaaaaaaaataaaaaaatagacaGAAAGAACGATAAACAAAAGAAGGGAAAGAAAAATGATCTTCCAGATGATAAAAAACTAGGGGATCATATTTTAAGCtcaatgaataataaatgggATAAAAATGAGCAGcgtttaaatataaaagaaaagggaactaataatatacaaaataatagtatggcaaatgaacaaataaattgtcaccatatatataaattaaatgacagctgcttaaaaaaaaattatgtagtATGTAAATTGtgctataaaaaaa
This genomic interval from Plasmodium chabaudi chabaudi strain AS genome assembly, chromosome: 11 contains the following:
- a CDS encoding RuvB-like helicase 3, putative, translated to MKLEEVKDIQKIERIGAHSHIRGLGLNDCLDARYCSEGMIGQMSARKAAGIVLRMIKEGRISGRAILLAGQPGTGKTAIAMGIAKALGEDTPFTHISGSEVYSLEMSKTEALTQAFRRSIGVRVKEESEVIEGEVVEIEIERFQEKDATTNNKKVGKMILKTTEMETLYDLGNKMIEALQKENITAGDVICIDKSTGKITKIGKSFARSKDYDAMDPNTHFVQCPEGELQKRKEVVHTVTLHDIDAINSRTQGFLALFSGDTGEIKNEIREHIDMKINEWQEDEKAEIVPGVLFIDEVHMLDIECFSYLNRALESEQSPIVIMATNRGITHIRGTDYKAPHGIPLDLLDRTLIIPTYPYKHEDIMKILEQRAEEEDVEIDEFAKELLCKIASESSLRYSLHLITLANLVAKKRKATEVTVQDVRRVYNLFIDVKRSTQYLIEYQNEFMFSELPKDDESIKDGESVDEKRENQEKK
- a CDS encoding transmembrane and coiled-coil domain-containing protein 1, putative; this translates as MDDAIINKTDIFIVIGIAVACGIFSEFLSWIFVYRNEKFIALNEELKLLYEQVQKEKDDGLLSKISVNNNKKKVKKKASAEEAYAEKTKEMAALKTKSNLITGLIFLSIMPLLFSLFEGLTIAILPFRPIFPFTLITQTGLQGKNVYHCSSTFIYTLILMLTRQNIQKFLGYAPPAGMFGDLKMPEEDADVWK